The Culex pipiens pallens isolate TS chromosome 2, TS_CPP_V2, whole genome shotgun sequence DNA window ACAGCCAAAGCGAAACTCCAACTCCAATTAGCATACATGTGCTGAACATGTGGATGAACAGTGAAGAAGAAAAATACAGAGAGTGGGTTTGGAGAGAGCATGAAATTTTGCCGCCAATATGTTGAGAGACCGGCTTGCCGGCAAATTATGCTCTCTCAGTTGCAGTCTTCTGCTTACCTGAAGATGAGGTCAATGTTTGTTCAGGTAGCTGCGGTtcccaaattgaattaaaaagtcGAAGTTATTAGTGTTTGATTAAtcagattttaaaataattttacacccatattgcaataactgaaaatttgagttcttattgccgtaaaccggggtaacattgatagaattttgatttatttttggaatatttttcaactaataAGGTTTATCTTAAGATTATtactttaaaacatgtactggggtaggccacacaaggtgcatgcaccatttaaaaaaaaattcaatagtgtttaatcatattttgaattccggggtgactttgatagtcatagttattcttgtaaaaatcagatttaatgagatcaaattttattttttttttgaaggttgCTGAtacatttttagcaaaaaaaaatccatgtttataattagttaactaagtttataagctttttaacaaaatcatataaattttaggtaaaattgttataaaatcaaaattttggctaaaattcgttaaaactagttttgtttataaaattatcgaatcaTATTGCACTTAAAACTGAAATCAAAgcaagaatcaaaagttttcacattttatatgaaattggttctactgaaaatgcctataaattgggagatttttttaaaattatgtttccaaaacacataatataaattatttaCAATCTTATTTTactttctcctagtggaaaatcgTCTAAGAAATCCGACGAAATTGATTCGAAATCaagttcattgagaaaatcatgacactttgggaatattaaaataatgctatttatccACCTTTTCcttattatagttaactaacttttaaacttatcaaattgtatgaaaacttcttctagaTGTACTTTGAactcttctctaccacggtcaaaatgattccataccattccgtacgtatttaaattgtactcttcagtttgcggaaaaatctcaagcctatcaaagtcaccccggctattaAAGTCATCCCATTTTACGGTATTTAAAATTCACAAATATTTGTCTCCTACaccaaaattgttaaaacatttaagtgtttttcataaaatgtacaCGACGAACAACAACCATTTTGGAGTAATACAGGGATCTTATTTCAACTCTACTATAGAAAATGCAATCATCGagagaattttttgaaacagaCTCTTTTCGTAAACAAAATGGTCGTCCTGAAAAGGACGGTTTTTGATTGTTTCGCGTGTTCTCCTCACGGAGGGGGTCGTAGCCATTGTCCGACGGCTTCAGGCAGGCATACCTCTTAAGCCTTCTTCTCGGTCTTCTTGGGCAGCAGCACGGCCTGGATGTTGGGCAGGACGCCGCCCTGCGCGATGGTCACTCCCGACAGCAGCTTGTTCAGCTCTTCGTCGTTCCGGATGGCCAGCTGCAGGTGCCGCGGGATGATGCGGGTCTTCTTGTTGTCCCGAGCGGCGTTTCCGGCCAGCTCGAGCACCTCCGCGGCCAGATACTCCATGACGGCCGCCAGATAGACCGGACCACCGGCACCGATCCGTTCGGCGTAGTTGCCCTTCCGCAGCAGACGGTGGATCCGACCAACCGGGAACTGCAGCCCGGCACGGCTCGAGCGGGTCTTGGACGCTCCCTTGACTTTGCCTCCCTTGCCACGGCCGGACATGATCTTCTCTGGTTGGTTGGTGGGGTTGTGAGTCGTAACTTACTCGATCTTAACAAAGAACGTTGCGAATAGATACTGTGAGTTGGGAGAGAGAAGAGCCGACCTTTTATACTGTCTGCCCCGAAGAGTTGGTGAGAATTCAAGAGGAAGAAGATTCTTTTTCTTTGCCTATCACGCAGGTATAAAAGCAGCCGATGTCCACGAGATCTCCATCAGTTTGTCATAGAACTATCGAACTATCTAAGCATTCGTAACAATGGCACCACCGAAATCTAGTGGAAAGGCTGCAGCGGTCAGCAAGTCCAGCGGCAAGGCGTCCAAGAACATCGTCAAGGGCGACAAGAAGGCCAAGAAGAAGACCAAGCGTAAGGAGAGCTACGCCATCTACATCTACAAGGTGTTGAAGCAGGTCCACCCTGACACCGGTATCTCGTCCAAGGCCATGAGCATCATGAACAGCTTTGTCAACGACATCTTCGAGCGTATCGCCGCCGAAGCGTCCCGTCTGGCTCACTACAACAAGCGGTCTACGATCACGTCCCGCGAGATCCAGACCGCCGTTCGTCTGCTGCTGCCCGGGGAGTTGGCCAAGCACGCCGTGTCCGAGGGCACCAAGGCGGTCACCAAGTACACTAGCTCCAAGTAAATGGTGCTGACGACTTCGTAAGCAGACAGTTTAAAAAACGGCCCTTTTAAGGGCCAACAAATATGTCTTGAAAGAGTTTTGGTTCAAAAAAATTCGGCATTAAATGTGGTCAACCCGTAAATTCCACCTGAACTAGATTCCCAATCTTAGAAATTTGATCCCACTCGAACTGGTCCATTTGCTTCCCAAGCTTGTGTCTAacgttgcatttaaaattcctTAACAAAATGGCAGCCGGGTCGATGTACGGGGTACTGCAGAAGCTAAAGTACGACATGAAACTCTCAACTCGAGCGTTGCTGGTCCGGCATTTACCAAATACTGGGGGTTGTTAAGTAACGAAGCAATTTCCTGTTTTATCTGGTCCGAAACTGCGAACAGGGTGACATTGTTCGATCAGCAAACCTCGACCGGGGCACGTGCTTAACCCAGCGCATTTGATGTTGAACAagcaatcaattttaaacacaCCAAATTTTAACGGATTTTTAGCCAAATTTTTAACGCATATAATGGTTTCAGACCCGGTAAAAGAAACGCACACGGAATCGCTCTGAGGAACTTCACGGAATTTCAAATTGTCCAAGCGATCGACGGATGGTGGGACGTTCTTAATGTCTCAACAAGTATCACGAGTAGAGTGCTCAATGCTTTTGGCCATTTTAAGAAACCATGAGATCACATTTAATTGTTTCTGAATAACAAAAATGGCAGCTTGAACGACTCAAGATACGCATCCAAAATGGAGGTCGCCGCCATTGCTTATTTCAGTCCTCCATTTGATCTACCCAATCTGAAAGTGAATTTCTTTTACCACAACTCTTTTGCGAACTTTTttgtggccctgaaaagggccttTTGGTTGGGGTTTTGGGAGATCCGTCGAATCTTCCGTTCAGAATGCGCGCCTAGGCACGCTCACCACGGATACGACGCGCCAGCTGGATGTCCTTGGGCATGATGGTCACGCGCTTGGCATGGATGGCACACAGATTGGTGTCCTCGAACAGACCGACCAGGTAGGCCTCGCTGGCCTCCTGCAGGGCCATCACGGCCGAGCTCTGGAAGCGCAGGTCGGTCTTGAAGTCCTGCGCGATCTCGCGGACCAACCGCTGGAACGGCAACTTGCGGATCAGCAACTCGGTCGACTTCTGGTAGCGACGGATCTCACGCAGGGCGACCGTTCCGGGCCGGTAGCGATGGGGCTTCTTGACTCCGCCGGTGGCCGGGGCACTCTTGCGAGCGGCCTTCGTGGCCAGCTGCTTCCGCGGAGCCTTTCCTCCGGTGGACTTGCGAGCGGTCTGCTTGGTACGGGCCATCTTCTTCGCGGTTGTTGAACTGGCTTCGATTACTTCTGGATAGATACTGATGCTGGCGCAGGCCATCGACGGTTGTATTTATAGCAAAAAGAGACTCTTTGTACACGGCATCGTATGCTTTCAATACATACAAATGAAAAGAAAGTATATAAAGGCACCAGTCTTGAGGCGAATCTTTATCAGTTCTATTTCATCGTTACGCTGTACAACAGACCCAAAGCCCAACCAACAAGAGGAAGATGACTGGCCGTGGCAAAGGAGGCAAGGGACTCGGCAAGGGAGGCGCCAAGCGGCATCGGAAGGTTCTTCGCGACAACATCCAGGGCATCACCAAGCCGGCCATCCGCCGGTTGGCTCGTCGTGGTGGCGTCAAGCGAATCTCCGGTCTCATCTACGAGGAGACGCGCGGCGTGCTGAAGGTGTTCCTCGAGAATGTGATCCGGGACGCGGTGACCTACACGGAACACGCCAAGCGGAAGACCGTGACCGCGATGGACGTCGTGTACGCCCTGAAGCGCCAGGGACGCACGCTCTACGGTTTTGGAGGTTAATCGCCAAgtggaaattgaaaatggaCGACGACATCCCCTAGCCTCGCAACAAAACGGCCCTTTTAAGGGCCACCATTTTGTTCAAGAAAGAGTTATCGTACAAgaaatattcaattattattGATAGTTTGAATAAGCAGTGATTTTGCTTCTTTTGCATCTAATTGTTCTCATTGTTCTCATTTTTATTTCTGGTATTGCTCTTTTTGTATAAAGTATGTTCATCGGTATTTTCTTTTCAAAGATTACGTTGTTTATGCACGACCTCTTTTAGCTGTTATGGCAAGATGTTGCAAACAGATTTtctgcattttctttcttttgatatttttgatttaaatatttttaaaatctaaagaTTGCTGAATTTTCGCAtagaataataaaataataaatcgtCGCCTCAAAAAACTGAAACCATTGTAAAATCTGAAATAATCAGGATTTTGTGAATTCTGCTTACAATGattaaaaagatttgaaaaatgaatttatttttaaattgtagccATTTGTCAACTTTTTTAAGGATACTTAAATCGACAATTTATTCCCATCACatgatacaaattttcaaataatatttgtaaCGTACATCTATGTCAAATTTGTGTAAATACATGAGTAGTCGTTTTTTTGGtaattgaaaaaacaaacaaaatttgtcaaatcaaaaaatacaaaaaattaaaattgattagtTGACTATCCGAAACATGTGATCTGTAATATGAGAAGGGAATTTAAGATTCATTTTGTTTCTTTGGAAAAGTTATTATGGAAAAGATTTCAGTAAaccttaattatttatttttcagctAGGCCgaagctaatatttttcaaagtttttgtcctttGGCTCTGGCCGTGAGcggggggggggaggagggcgcacaaaaattaaaataaataaatatttatacaacaagcaaaagtttaaacatttgaatggaaaaggtattttaaaatgcattttacactagtacagttaatttgcaatcataagttttttaaaaaaatgtaagatttgacgaaaactaaaattttagcaaaaaacactttttgcgataataaatatcgtaaattttcaaaaattctaatgatttttaaatcaacccaaacgcGCTAAAAATGATCCTAAACGcatggaaatgcattttaaattgatttcagctgattgcacttaaattcccCTTAACATtgtgatgtttttttgaaaaaatattttgccctTTGTCTTTTCGGGCCAACATTGAAGGGGTGGGAGACAaatacttttaaataaaatttgtactagccttAGTAACATTCTTTTTCATAAGTTAAACATTGTTCAAGTTCATAGTTGTTTTAtataacaacataaaaaaaattaaggtgaCTCTCCCCTACCAAATGAAATCTTTTCAGCAGAACATGTTGCAAATGCTGATATTCTAGCTATAGCTTTGAGGTAATTGTTTCGCTTTGTCTATCTGTTGctattgttaatattttttcgatACCAGAACCTAAGTTCATCAACCTCAAAATACAGGTCAATACTCGCGCTAAATGTACAAACCTTTTCCCAATAGTGAAGAATTCTTGCTCGATGGTTTGTCcacggtccatacaaaaaagatttttttgtatggacaattgtacacgaagggggagggggggggggggttgagatttccaaaaaagtgtctacgtggtttatggatggtcccgtaagTTATACTAATTTACGTGCTTCTCCATAAAAAATGTGTCAATAATTTTGAtcatgatttttgatcatcaatttcaactttcaatgcaatttgaatattgttttgttCGATAACTCTTTCTTGAACAAAATGGTGGCCCTTAAAAGGGCCGTTTTATTGCGAGGCTAGGGGATGTCGTCGtccattttcaatttccacTTGGCGATTAACCTCCAAAACCGTAGAGCGTGCGTCCCTGACGCTTCAGGGCGTACACGACGTCCATCGCGGTCACGGTCTTCCGCTTGGCGTGTTCCGTGTAGGTCACCGCGTCCCGGATCACATTCTCGAGGAACACCTTCAGCACGCCGCGCGTCTCCTCGTAGATGAGACCGGAGATTCGCTTGACGCCACCACGACGAGCCAACCGGCGGATAGCCGGCTTGGTGATGCCCTGGATGTTGTCACGGAGAACCTTCCGATGCCGCTTGGCGCCTCCCTTGCCGAGTCCCTTGCCTCCTTTGCCACGGCCAGTCATCTTCCTCTTGTTGGTTGGGCTTTGGGTCTGTTGTACAGCGTAACGATGAAATAGAACTGATAAAGATCCGCCTCAAGACTGGTGCCTTTATATACTTTCTTCCCCTTTGTATG harbors:
- the LOC120422948 gene encoding histone H2A; this encodes MSGRGKGGKVKGASKTRSSRAGLQFPVGRIHRLLRKGNYAERIGAGGPVYLAAVMEYLAAEVLELAGNAARDNKKTRIIPRHLQLAIRNDEELNKLLSGVTIAQGGVLPNIQAVLLPKKTEKKA
- the LOC120422944 gene encoding histone H2B, which codes for MAPPKSSGKAAAVSKSSGKASKNIVKGDKKAKKKTKRKESYAIYIYKVLKQVHPDTGISSKAMSIMNSFVNDIFERIAAEASRLAHYNKRSTITSREIQTAVRLLLPGELAKHAVSEGTKAVTKYTSSK
- the LOC120422943 gene encoding histone H3-like isoform X2 is translated as MTPKTSGKAAKKSSGKATKNIVKGDKKGKRKTKRKESYKMARTKQTARKSTGGKAPRKQLATKAARKSAPATGGVKKPHRYRPGTVALREIRRYQKSTELLIRKLPFQRLVREIAQDFKTDLRFQSSAVMALQEASEAYLVGLFEDTNLCAIHAKRVTIMPKDIQLARRIRGERA
- the LOC120422943 gene encoding histone H3-like isoform X1 translates to MTGRGKGGKGLGKGGAKRHRKVLRDNIQGITKPAIRRLARRGGVKRISGLIYEETRGVLKVFLENVIRDAVTYTEHAKRKTVTAMDVVYALKRQGRTLYEVIEASSTTAKKMARTKQTARKSTGGKAPRKQLATKAARKSAPATGGVKKPHRYRPGTVALREIRRYQKSTELLIRKLPFQRLVREIAQDFKTDLRFQSSAVMALQEASEAYLVGLFEDTNLCAIHAKRVTIMPKDIQLARRIRGERA